One stretch of Armigeres subalbatus isolate Guangzhou_Male chromosome 2, GZ_Asu_2, whole genome shotgun sequence DNA includes these proteins:
- the LOC134208830 gene encoding uncharacterized protein LOC134208830: protein MLTDTIVEGCTSDELRKQILQKDRSVEEIEEIGKSLEGVQKQLKDFGSTREDYKQHERVYNIQAKRRYQPSKPKVEFQTKIKTPEMKCFKCGFFGHISTDTRCPARGKLCNRCKKIGHFEAKCRMQIRAVYRRKDDTVEAKKIQVVEHAVDQDQNRRGTNATTTSAIIPAKTYYAFYSGNESNVVTCIIGGVSHKMLVDSGAEANLITDEAWEKLKSAGIEVISCKKGSDRMLKSYANNIPLTALGTFEAIVSVGAKSVKAEFFVIKGGQ from the coding sequence ATGCTAACGGATACCATAGTGGAAGGCTGTACATCTGATGAGTTACGGAAGCAGATCTTGCAGAAAGATCGTTCAGTGGAAGAAATTGAGGAAATCGGAAAATCGCTAGAGGGAGTTCAGAAGCAGTTAAAAGATTTCGGATCCACCCGAGAGGACTACAAGCAACATGAGCGAGTATACAACATTCAAGCGAAACGACGATATCAGCCAAGTAAACCAAAGGTGGAGTTTCAAACAAAGATCAAAACTCCAGAGATGAAGTGCTTTAAATGTGGATTTTTTGGCCATATATCAACTGATACTCGATGTCCGGCCAGAGGTAAATTGTGTAACCGGTGCAAGAAGATAGGACACTTCGAAGCCAAATGCCGTATGCAAATTAGAGCAGTTTATCGAAGAAAAGATGATACAGTAGAAGCCAAAAAGATTCAAGTAGTCGAGCATGCGGTGGATCAGGATCAGAACAGACGAGGAACAAATGCTACAACAACATCGGCAATCATTCCAGCGAAAACTTATTACGCTTTCTATTCGGGGAATGAATCGAATGTGGTAACATGTATAATCGGTGGAGTCTCGCATAAGATGTTGGTAGACTCTGGAGCGGAGGCCAACCTGATAACTGACGAAGCCTGGGAAAAGCTGAAATCTGCTGGAATCGAAGTGATTAGCTGTAAAAAAGGGAGTGATCGGATGCTGAAGAGCTATGCCAATAATATCCCACTCACGGCGCTGGGAACATTTGAAGCTATCGTGAGCGTTGGAGCAAAATCCGTGAAGGCGGAGTTCTTTGTAATCAAAGGAGGTCAATGA